In Methyloceanibacter stevinii, the genomic stretch AGGCCTTCGGCGAGGTCGTTGACCCAAGGCGCCTGCAGTTTCATGGCCGCGTCGAACCTGCGCCTACCCTCGTCGGTGAGAACGACAAGCTGAGCGCGCTTGTGATGCGGGTTCGGCTTGAACATCACGAGACCGTCTCTCTCCAGGTCGTTGACGATGCGCTGGACGTTTTGGCGGTTGGCGCCCATGTCGCGCGCCAGCCAAGCCACCGGCTGCGCCCGCTCAGCGGCAACGATTGTTCCGAGCACTTGCCAGCGTCCGCTCGTGAGACCTAGCCCGGAAATCAGCCGGTCTCCGGCGGCGAGGACGCGGTTGTTGAGGCGAAACAGATCGAGAATGAGGTCGGTCAGGGCGCTTCCGGCCGGCGTTCGCAGTCGAGGGGTCATGATTGGTTCCATAGGCTAATATTGACATCATCATGTCAAATATATATGTGAGCATCATATCAAATTGACATCATGCTACCAAACTGAACGGAGCTTTTCATGTCCTTCATACGGCCACTCGACCCCGCCTTTCCGATCGACCGTCAACTGGCGGTGGATGCCTCCCCCGTCGTGCTGGTGAACGTCTTCACGCTCGAAAAAGCGGACGAAGAACTGTTTCTGAAGGCGTGGCAGCAGGACG encodes the following:
- a CDS encoding MarR family winged helix-turn-helix transcriptional regulator — protein: MTPRLRTPAGSALTDLILDLFRLNNRVLAAGDRLISGLGLTSGRWQVLGTIVAAERAQPVAWLARDMGANRQNVQRIVNDLERDGLVMFKPNPHHKRAQLVVLTDEGRRRFDAAMKLQAPWVNDLAEGLPVEAIETTRYTMAELLRRLEGHGEADGQD